A genomic stretch from Frigoribacterium sp. PvP032 includes:
- the rbfA gene encoding 30S ribosome-binding factor RbfA: MVDAQRARKMADRIHEIVARRLERGIKDPRLGFVTITDVKVTGDLQHASVFYTVYGTDEERADTGAALKSATGMLRSEVGKNITARLTPSLEFILDALPENAASIDRLLQEARQRDQDSQTVAATAEYAGDADPYVKPRDEDDYDDDDLGEDEDDDASDEVVPVVDEADVESGAVDDGMVEPDGSTR; this comes from the coding sequence ATGGTCGACGCACAGCGCGCCCGCAAGATGGCCGACCGCATCCACGAGATCGTGGCGCGGCGACTGGAGCGCGGCATCAAGGACCCGCGCCTCGGGTTCGTCACCATCACCGACGTCAAGGTGACCGGCGACCTGCAGCACGCGTCCGTGTTCTACACGGTCTACGGCACCGACGAGGAGCGCGCCGACACCGGCGCCGCCCTCAAGTCCGCCACGGGCATGCTGCGGAGCGAGGTCGGCAAGAACATCACGGCACGGCTGACCCCGAGCCTCGAGTTCATCCTCGACGCCCTGCCCGAGAACGCGGCGTCCATCGACCGCCTCCTGCAGGAGGCGCGTCAGCGCGACCAGGACAGCCAGACCGTCGCTGCCACGGCCGAGTACGCAGGCGACGCCGATCCCTACGTCAAGCCGCGCGACGAGGACGACTACGACGACGACGATCTCGGTGAGGACGAGGACGACGACGCGTCGGACGAGGTCGTGCCCGTGGTCGACGAGGCCGACGTCGAGTCGGGCGCCGTCGACGACGGCATGGTGGAGCCGGACGGCTCCACGCGCTGA
- a CDS encoding stealth conserved region 3 domain-containing protein produces MVTEITGTTESPLLTPRPRAGGLDRDDVVVRKGQFTLLNGHLTPQQSMIEDLLFIRRVLDEAEVPFLLVRGNDVRPVIAVDTVHRDAFAEAMAAAAATEPFYAKPPKGQAVLVSEGGLLDDDERIFRLYRPRVEPIGRLRYGAGTAVQVEFWILTDDQVLVPVENALMRTDLPRSEAVEETVERYGMQWPTLAHMFDDHATDITFDVDIVFSWVDGNSVEYQRARAARANGHVVGEGDDAPARFRQIDELKYALRSVYMFAPWVRNIYIATDSPVPEWLGDHPRVRVVRSEEFFSDLSWLPTHNSQAVESQLHHIEGLSEHFLYSNDDMFFGRPVAPSMFFSPGSVSKFIEADTRIGLGLNNPERSGFENAARVNRRLLQQRFGRVTTRHLEHTAAPLRRSVLFEMEHEFADDFAATGASPFRAKENISVTNSLYHYYTLMTGRAIVQENAKVSYVDTTMVSGLASLSEVLKKRSFDFFCLNDGSFPEVSDEERTDTVTDFLERYFPFAAPWEQAEMDRVAREAAEQERRTLRAGGSQGSIES; encoded by the coding sequence ATGGTCACCGAGATCACCGGAACGACGGAGAGTCCGCTCCTGACGCCCCGTCCGCGAGCCGGTGGTCTGGACCGCGACGACGTCGTGGTCCGCAAGGGCCAGTTCACGCTCCTCAACGGCCACCTCACGCCCCAGCAGTCGATGATCGAGGATCTCCTGTTCATCCGGCGGGTGCTCGACGAGGCCGAGGTGCCCTTCCTCCTGGTGCGCGGCAACGACGTCCGACCGGTGATCGCCGTCGACACCGTCCACCGCGACGCGTTCGCGGAGGCCATGGCCGCCGCGGCCGCGACCGAGCCGTTCTACGCCAAGCCCCCCAAGGGCCAGGCGGTCCTCGTCTCCGAGGGCGGGCTGCTCGACGACGACGAGCGCATCTTCCGTCTCTACCGCCCGCGCGTCGAGCCCATCGGGCGGCTCCGCTACGGCGCCGGCACCGCGGTGCAGGTCGAGTTCTGGATCCTCACCGACGACCAGGTGCTCGTCCCCGTCGAGAACGCGTTGATGCGCACCGACCTCCCTCGTTCCGAGGCCGTCGAGGAGACCGTCGAGCGCTACGGCATGCAGTGGCCGACCCTGGCCCACATGTTCGACGACCACGCCACGGACATCACCTTCGACGTCGACATCGTCTTCTCCTGGGTCGACGGCAACTCCGTCGAGTACCAGCGTGCCCGCGCGGCGCGTGCCAACGGCCACGTGGTCGGCGAGGGCGACGACGCCCCCGCGCGGTTCCGCCAGATCGACGAGCTCAAGTACGCGCTGCGCTCGGTCTACATGTTCGCGCCGTGGGTGCGGAACATCTACATCGCGACCGACTCGCCCGTCCCCGAGTGGCTGGGCGACCACCCTCGTGTCCGCGTCGTCCGCAGCGAGGAGTTCTTCTCGGACCTCTCGTGGCTGCCGACGCACAACTCGCAGGCCGTCGAGTCGCAGCTGCACCACATCGAGGGCCTCAGCGAGCACTTCCTCTACTCGAACGACGACATGTTCTTCGGCCGTCCCGTCGCGCCGTCGATGTTCTTCTCGCCTGGTTCGGTGTCGAAGTTCATCGAGGCCGACACCCGCATCGGCCTCGGGCTGAACAACCCGGAGCGCAGCGGCTTCGAGAACGCCGCCCGGGTCAACCGTCGCCTCCTGCAGCAGCGCTTCGGACGGGTGACGACCCGTCACCTCGAGCACACGGCCGCGCCGCTCCGTCGCAGCGTCCTGTTCGAGATGGAGCACGAGTTCGCCGACGACTTCGCCGCCACGGGCGCCAGCCCGTTCCGTGCGAAGGAGAACATCTCGGTCACGAACTCGCTGTACCACTACTACACGCTGATGACCGGTCGCGCGATCGTGCAGGAGAACGCGAAGGTGAGCTACGTCGACACCACGATGGTGTCGGGCCTCGCGTCGCTGTCCGAGGTGCTCAAGAAGCGCTCGTTCGACTTCTTCTGCCTGAACGACGGCAGCTTCCCCGAGGTCAGCGACGAGGAGCGCACCGACACGGTGACCGACTTCCTCGAGCGCTACTTCCCGTTCGCCGCCCCGTGGGAACAGGCCGAGATGGACCGGGTCGCTCGCGAGGCCGCCGAGCAGGAGCGCCGCACCCTCCGTGCCGGCGGCTCGCAGGGCAGCATCGAGTCCTAG
- the truB gene encoding tRNA pseudouridine(55) synthase TruB has protein sequence MNSGILLVDKPQGITSHDVVARVRKAAGTRKVGHAGTLDPLATGLLVLGLNSSTRLLTFLVGLDKTYEATIRLGVSTTSDDSEGEVTATADASGVADAAVDSGIADLTGPISQVPTTVSAIKVGGRRAYDLAREGVEVELKARDVVVSEFVVLDRREAVSDDGVAVRDLDVRVSCSSGTYVRALARDLGAALGVGGHLTALRRTRVGSFDVADAAVLEGIEVEPALLAPAAVASSLFPVWSMTSDEATDLGHGKRPAVGLADTEGPVAAVTASGDLAGLVSVRGGRAVPIVNFPTDEVRA, from the coding sequence GTGAACAGCGGCATCCTCCTCGTCGACAAGCCGCAGGGCATCACCAGCCACGACGTCGTCGCACGTGTCCGCAAGGCGGCGGGCACCCGCAAGGTCGGCCACGCCGGCACCCTCGACCCGCTCGCGACGGGGCTCCTCGTGCTGGGGCTCAACTCCTCGACCCGGCTGCTGACGTTCCTGGTGGGGCTGGACAAGACGTACGAGGCGACCATCCGGCTGGGCGTCTCGACCACCTCCGACGACTCCGAGGGCGAGGTCACGGCCACCGCCGACGCGTCGGGCGTGGCCGATGCCGCGGTCGACTCGGGCATCGCCGACCTGACCGGGCCGATCAGCCAGGTGCCGACCACGGTCAGCGCCATCAAGGTCGGCGGTCGTCGTGCCTACGACCTCGCGCGCGAGGGCGTCGAAGTCGAGCTCAAGGCCCGCGACGTCGTCGTCTCCGAGTTCGTCGTCCTCGATCGACGTGAGGCCGTCAGCGACGACGGCGTCGCCGTCCGCGACCTCGACGTGCGGGTCAGCTGCTCGTCGGGCACCTACGTCCGGGCGCTCGCCCGCGACCTCGGCGCGGCACTGGGCGTCGGCGGCCACCTCACGGCGCTGCGGCGCACGCGGGTCGGCTCGTTCGACGTGGCCGACGCCGCGGTGCTCGAGGGCATCGAGGTCGAGCCGGCCCTCCTGGCGCCCGCAGCCGTCGCCTCCTCGTTGTTCCCCGTCTGGTCGATGACGTCCGACGAGGCGACCGACCTCGGCCACGGCAAGCGACCCGCGGTCGGCCTGGCCGACACCGAGGGCCCCGTGGCGGCCGTGACCGCATCGGGCGACCTCGCCGGGCTGGTCTCCGTGCGTGGCGGCCGTGCGGTGCCGATCGTCAACTTCCCGACCGACGAGGTGCGCGCGTGA
- a CDS encoding bifunctional riboflavin kinase/FAD synthetase — MQFWDALADVPADVGPTAVTIGKFDGVHVGHRAVIDLLEEVAAERGLTSAVVTFDRHPLAVLRPGSVPRSLVSNRQKRELLEAAGVAATLMLTFDDELRNLAPAEFVDRILVGALHARVVFVGDDFRFGVRGSGTVDTLRALGAERGLEVVSIDDVRLGGGRRASSTWIRELLEAGDVRRAGELLGREPAVRGVVVHGEQRGRELGFPTANLAPDSEGYVPADGVYAAWVTVGGTTYPAAVSVGHNPTFEGVPEKQVEAHLLDVSIDLYGQELTVMFVDWVRGNVAFEGIDALIEHIRADVVRTREVLGLS, encoded by the coding sequence GTGCAGTTCTGGGACGCCCTCGCCGACGTGCCCGCCGACGTCGGCCCGACCGCGGTGACCATCGGCAAGTTCGACGGCGTGCACGTCGGGCACCGCGCCGTCATCGACCTGCTCGAGGAGGTCGCGGCCGAGCGCGGCCTGACCTCCGCCGTCGTCACCTTCGACCGACACCCCCTCGCCGTTCTGCGGCCCGGCTCGGTGCCGCGCTCGCTCGTGAGCAACCGACAGAAGCGCGAGCTGCTGGAGGCGGCCGGGGTCGCGGCGACCCTCATGCTCACCTTCGACGACGAGCTGCGCAACCTCGCGCCCGCCGAGTTCGTCGACCGCATCCTCGTCGGCGCGCTGCACGCCCGTGTCGTGTTCGTCGGCGACGACTTCCGCTTCGGGGTCAGGGGCAGCGGCACGGTCGACACGCTGCGCGCGCTCGGTGCCGAGCGCGGGCTCGAGGTCGTGTCGATCGACGACGTCCGTCTCGGGGGCGGGCGCCGCGCCTCCTCGACCTGGATCCGGGAGCTTCTCGAGGCCGGCGACGTCCGACGGGCCGGAGAGCTGCTCGGCCGGGAGCCGGCCGTCCGCGGCGTCGTCGTGCACGGCGAGCAGCGCGGTCGCGAGCTCGGCTTCCCGACGGCCAACCTCGCGCCCGACAGCGAGGGGTACGTCCCGGCCGACGGCGTCTACGCGGCCTGGGTGACGGTCGGCGGCACGACCTACCCCGCCGCCGTGTCCGTGGGGCACAACCCGACCTTCGAGGGCGTGCCCGAGAAGCAGGTGGAGGCGCACCTGCTCGACGTGTCGATCGACCTCTACGGCCAGGAGCTGACGGTGATGTTCGTCGACTGGGTCCGCGGCAACGTCGCCTTCGAGGGGATCGACGCGCTGATCGAGCACATCCGGGCCGACGTCGTCCGCACGCGCGAGGTCCTCGGCCTGTCGTGA
- a CDS encoding A/G-specific adenine glycosylase, whose translation MTIAPAVSSWFREHGRDLPWRRPGFTAWGTLVSEVMLQQTPVVRVVPRLEQWLERWPTPSDLAASPASEAVRAWDRLGYPRRALALHAASVVITERHGGVVPETVPELLALPGVGDYTARAVAVFAYGHRHPVVDTNVRRVLARAVEGLAEPWAPKARRDLPAMESQLPADVDDARVASAAVMELGALVCTARSPRCDECPLVAQCAWVLAGRPEHAGPPLRRQAAFAGSDRQVRGLVMAELRASDVPVTSDEVARVWPDAEQRDRALAGLLRDGLVTGSADEGWSLPS comes from the coding sequence GTGACCATCGCCCCCGCCGTCTCGTCGTGGTTCCGCGAGCACGGGCGAGACCTGCCGTGGCGCCGCCCCGGCTTCACCGCCTGGGGCACCCTCGTCAGCGAGGTGATGCTGCAGCAGACGCCGGTCGTGCGCGTCGTGCCACGGCTCGAGCAGTGGCTCGAGCGCTGGCCGACGCCCTCCGACCTCGCCGCGTCGCCGGCCTCGGAGGCGGTGCGCGCGTGGGACCGCCTCGGGTACCCACGCCGGGCGCTCGCCCTGCACGCCGCCTCCGTCGTCATCACCGAGCGGCACGGCGGCGTCGTGCCCGAGACCGTCCCGGAGCTGCTGGCCCTGCCGGGTGTCGGCGACTACACGGCACGGGCGGTCGCGGTCTTCGCCTACGGGCACCGGCACCCGGTCGTCGACACGAACGTGCGCCGGGTGCTCGCTCGAGCGGTCGAGGGCCTGGCCGAGCCCTGGGCGCCGAAGGCGCGCCGCGACCTGCCGGCGATGGAGTCGCAGCTCCCGGCCGACGTCGACGACGCCAGGGTGGCCAGCGCCGCGGTGATGGAGCTCGGCGCGCTCGTCTGCACGGCGCGGTCGCCACGCTGCGACGAGTGCCCGCTGGTCGCGCAGTGCGCGTGGGTGCTGGCCGGGCGCCCCGAGCACGCGGGGCCTCCCCTGCGTCGTCAGGCCGCCTTCGCCGGCTCGGACCGTCAGGTGCGCGGCCTGGTCATGGCCGAGCTGCGGGCCAGTGACGTGCCCGTCACGAGCGACGAGGTCGCCCGCGTGTGGCCCGACGCCGAGCAGCGCGACAGAGCCCTCGCCGGCCTCCTCCGTGACGGGCTGGTCACGGGATCGGCCGACGAGGGCTGGTCGCTGCCGAGCTAG
- a CDS encoding SDR family oxidoreductase: MPPENDPTTTTPPETSAETDVTRDTDPAVTRRRILVTGATGYIGGRLTPRLVEAGADVRVLVRSPEKLVEVPWAGDVEVVQGDLTDPESVRLALDGVEVAYYLAHAMGSKGDFERAEAEAAHVFADAARDAGVSRIVYLGGLHPDGELSKHLRSRRDVGDVLLASGVPTVALQAGVVIGSGSASFEMIRHLTDVLPYMPAPKWVRNHIQPIAVRDVLHYLIGSADVPADVNRTFDIGGPDVLRYGQMMNGYALEAGLAQRPIASLPVFTPWLASQWVNLVTPIPRALAIPIIASLQYDCVVSENDIDDVVPPPAEGLLRYRAAVRLALQREKDGEVETSWQDSSVAGAPSDLLPSDPDWSGHTVYTDDRETDSSASPEALWRVVEGIGGENGWYSFPLAWAARGWMDRLVGGVGLRRGRRSATSLRVGDALDWWRVETLERGRLLRLRAEMKAPGGAWLEMRVTPREGGGSHYRQRAVFFPHGLGGRLYWFAILPFHGVIFSGMLRRITATAARDASGAGAGAGAGAGAGAGAGAGAAGPDAGSAGAGAGELASTGASGS, from the coding sequence ATGCCTCCTGAGAACGACCCGACGACGACCACGCCGCCCGAGACGTCGGCGGAGACCGACGTCACGCGCGACACCGACCCGGCCGTGACCCGCCGGCGCATCCTCGTCACCGGGGCCACCGGCTACATCGGCGGCCGCCTCACCCCGCGCCTCGTCGAGGCGGGAGCAGACGTCCGCGTGCTCGTGCGGTCGCCCGAGAAGCTCGTCGAGGTGCCGTGGGCCGGCGACGTCGAGGTCGTGCAGGGCGACCTGACCGATCCCGAGTCCGTTCGTCTCGCCCTCGACGGCGTCGAGGTGGCCTACTACCTCGCCCACGCCATGGGCAGCAAGGGCGACTTCGAGCGGGCCGAGGCAGAGGCCGCGCACGTCTTCGCCGACGCCGCCCGCGACGCGGGGGTGAGCCGCATCGTCTACCTCGGGGGGCTGCACCCCGACGGAGAACTGTCGAAGCACCTCCGGAGCCGTCGCGACGTCGGCGACGTGCTGCTGGCGAGCGGCGTGCCCACCGTGGCGCTGCAGGCCGGGGTCGTCATCGGGTCCGGCTCGGCGTCGTTCGAGATGATCCGCCACCTCACCGACGTGCTGCCGTACATGCCCGCGCCGAAGTGGGTCCGCAACCACATCCAGCCGATCGCCGTGCGCGACGTGCTGCACTACCTGATCGGCTCGGCCGACGTGCCCGCCGACGTGAACCGCACCTTCGACATCGGCGGCCCTGACGTGCTCCGCTACGGCCAGATGATGAACGGCTACGCGCTGGAGGCGGGCCTCGCGCAGCGCCCGATCGCCTCCCTGCCCGTCTTCACGCCCTGGCTCGCGTCGCAGTGGGTGAACCTGGTCACGCCGATCCCGCGCGCCCTCGCGATCCCGATCATCGCCTCCCTGCAGTACGACTGCGTGGTGAGCGAGAACGACATCGACGACGTCGTCCCGCCGCCCGCCGAGGGGCTGCTGCGCTACCGGGCGGCCGTCCGGCTGGCCCTGCAGCGCGAGAAGGACGGGGAGGTCGAGACCAGCTGGCAGGACTCGTCCGTCGCCGGTGCGCCGAGCGACCTGTTGCCGAGCGACCCCGACTGGTCGGGGCACACCGTCTACACCGACGACCGCGAGACGGACTCGAGCGCGTCGCCGGAGGCGCTCTGGCGTGTCGTCGAGGGCATCGGCGGCGAGAACGGCTGGTACTCGTTCCCGCTCGCCTGGGCCGCGCGCGGCTGGATGGACCGGCTCGTCGGGGGAGTGGGACTCCGCCGCGGACGCCGCAGCGCGACGTCCCTCAGGGTGGGCGACGCGCTCGACTGGTGGCGCGTCGAGACCCTGGAGCGCGGCAGGCTGCTGCGGCTGCGCGCCGAGATGAAGGCCCCGGGTGGCGCATGGCTCGAGATGCGCGTCACCCCGCGTGAGGGCGGCGGCTCGCACTACCGCCAGCGCGCCGTGTTCTTCCCGCACGGGCTCGGCGGCCGGCTGTACTGGTTCGCGATCCTCCCGTTCCACGGCGTGATCTTCAGCGGCATGCTGCGCAGGATCACGGCGACGGCGGCGCGGGACGCGTCGGGCGCTGGTGCTGGTGCTGGTGCTGGTGCTGGTGCTGGTGCTGGTGCTGGTGCTGGTGCTGCCGGTCCCGACGCTGGTTCTGCCGGTGCCGGTGCCGGTGAACTCGCCTCGACCGGCGCTTCTGGGTCGTGA
- the infB gene encoding translation initiation factor IF-2 — protein MAKPRVHEIASELGIDSKTALEKLKEMGEFVKGPSSSVEPPVARKLRQAFAGAAAAAPKAGTAPAASPKASPPAASSAPKPGGPRPAAPKPPVAEQPAAPVEAPAAADDTEAAPAPVAPLTVAERQAKAEAERAAAAAAKESGTAPAESDAPAEAGASAPKPGGPRPGAPRPGNNPFASNQGMGRPSAPRPGGSGAATSMPRPGGAAGPRPMAPRPGAPRPGAPRPGVGASPRPNGFGQRPAGAGGRPGGAGGGFQRPGGGAPGAAGGFRPGFGAPRPAGGGGGGRGRGPGGGTAGAFGRGGGKSKARKSKRTKRAEFEMRSAPSLGGVSVPRGDGSTIVRLRRGASISDFADKIDASPGNLVTVLFHLGEMATATESLDDATFQVLGEELGYRILVVSPEDEDKELLEGFDIDLEQELEDEDEDVLQVRPPVVTVMGHVDHGKTRLLDAIRNANVVAGEAGGITQHIGAYQVWAPHEGVERAITFIDTPGHEAFTAMRARGAQVTDIAILVVAADDGIMPQTVEALNHAQAANVPIVVAVNKIDKEGANPAKVRQQLTEYGLVAEEYGGDVMFVDVSARDNKNIDALLEAVLLTADAGLDLRANPDKDARGVAIEARLDKGRGAVATVLIQSGTLRVGDAIVAGTAYGRVRAMMDENGDTVDEAFPSRPVLVQGLSSVPRAGDTFLVTEEDRTARQIAEKREAVERNASLAKARKRISLEDFTRALEEGKVEALNIIIKGDVSGAVEALEESLLKIEVDDSVQLRIIHRGVGAVTESDVNLATVDNAVIIGFNVRPDTKARERAAREGVDVRFYSVIYAALEDIENSLTGMLKPEFEEKQSGVAEIREIFRSSKVGNIAGVIVRSGTITRNARARVIREGVVVGDNLAIDSLRRFKDDVTEVRTDFEAGIGLGKFNDIQIGDEIETIEMVEKPRG, from the coding sequence GTGGCTAAACCACGCGTACACGAGATCGCCAGCGAGCTGGGGATCGACAGCAAGACAGCACTAGAGAAGCTCAAGGAGATGGGCGAGTTCGTCAAGGGACCGTCCTCCAGCGTCGAGCCCCCCGTGGCCCGCAAGCTGCGCCAGGCGTTCGCCGGCGCTGCAGCGGCTGCTCCCAAGGCAGGCACCGCACCTGCCGCGAGCCCGAAGGCGTCGCCTCCCGCCGCCTCCTCGGCCCCCAAGCCCGGCGGACCCCGTCCTGCCGCGCCCAAGCCCCCCGTCGCCGAGCAGCCCGCTGCTCCCGTCGAGGCCCCGGCCGCCGCTGACGACACGGAGGCGGCACCCGCTCCCGTGGCGCCGCTGACGGTCGCCGAGCGCCAGGCCAAGGCCGAGGCCGAGCGCGCCGCTGCCGCGGCCGCCAAGGAGTCGGGCACGGCACCCGCCGAGTCCGACGCTCCCGCCGAGGCCGGCGCCTCCGCGCCGAAGCCCGGCGGCCCCCGTCCCGGTGCCCCGCGCCCCGGCAACAACCCCTTCGCCAGCAACCAGGGCATGGGTCGCCCGAGCGCGCCCCGTCCCGGCGGCTCCGGCGCCGCGACCAGCATGCCCCGCCCCGGCGGAGCGGCAGGACCGCGCCCGATGGCTCCGCGTCCCGGTGCTCCTCGTCCGGGCGCTCCGCGTCCCGGCGTCGGCGCCAGCCCCCGCCCCAACGGCTTCGGCCAGCGCCCCGCGGGTGCCGGCGGTCGTCCCGGCGGTGCCGGCGGCGGCTTCCAGCGTCCCGGCGGCGGCGCTCCCGGCGCGGCCGGCGGCTTCCGTCCCGGCTTCGGCGCTCCTCGTCCTGCGGGCGGCGGCGGCGGTGGCCGTGGTCGTGGCCCCGGCGGCGGCACGGCCGGCGCGTTCGGTCGCGGCGGCGGCAAGAGCAAGGCACGCAAGTCGAAGCGGACCAAGAGGGCCGAGTTCGAGATGCGCTCCGCCCCGTCGCTGGGCGGCGTCAGCGTCCCCCGCGGCGACGGCAGCACGATCGTCCGTCTGCGTCGCGGCGCGTCCATCAGCGACTTCGCCGACAAGATCGACGCCAGCCCCGGCAACCTGGTGACCGTCCTCTTCCACCTGGGAGAGATGGCGACCGCCACGGAGTCGCTCGACGACGCCACGTTCCAGGTGCTCGGCGAAGAGCTCGGCTACCGCATCCTCGTCGTCTCTCCCGAGGACGAGGACAAGGAGCTCCTCGAGGGCTTCGACATCGACCTCGAACAGGAGCTCGAGGACGAGGACGAGGACGTGCTGCAGGTCCGCCCGCCCGTCGTCACGGTCATGGGCCACGTCGACCACGGAAAGACCCGTCTGCTCGACGCGATCCGCAACGCCAACGTCGTCGCCGGCGAGGCAGGCGGCATCACGCAGCACATCGGTGCCTACCAGGTCTGGGCGCCTCACGAGGGCGTCGAGCGTGCCATCACCTTCATCGACACCCCTGGCCACGAGGCGTTCACCGCCATGCGTGCCCGTGGTGCGCAGGTGACCGACATCGCGATCCTCGTGGTCGCGGCGGACGACGGCATCATGCCGCAGACCGTCGAGGCGCTGAACCACGCCCAGGCGGCCAACGTGCCGATCGTGGTCGCGGTCAACAAGATCGACAAGGAGGGTGCGAACCCGGCCAAGGTGCGTCAGCAGCTGACCGAGTACGGCCTCGTCGCCGAGGAGTACGGCGGAGACGTGATGTTCGTAGACGTGTCCGCACGCGACAACAAGAACATCGACGCGCTGCTCGAGGCGGTCCTGCTCACCGCGGACGCCGGTCTCGACCTGCGGGCGAACCCCGACAAGGACGCTCGTGGTGTCGCCATCGAGGCACGCCTCGACAAGGGCCGCGGCGCCGTCGCGACCGTGCTCATCCAGTCGGGCACCCTGCGGGTGGGCGACGCGATCGTGGCGGGAACGGCCTACGGCCGGGTCCGCGCGATGATGGACGAGAACGGCGACACCGTCGACGAGGCCTTCCCGAGCCGTCCCGTGCTCGTGCAGGGTCTCTCGAGCGTGCCCCGTGCCGGCGACACCTTCCTCGTCACCGAGGAGGACCGCACGGCTCGTCAGATCGCCGAGAAGCGCGAGGCCGTCGAGCGCAACGCGTCGCTGGCCAAGGCCCGCAAGCGCATCTCGCTCGAGGACTTCACCCGTGCTCTCGAAGAGGGCAAGGTCGAGGCGCTCAACATCATCATCAAGGGCGACGTGTCGGGTGCCGTCGAGGCGCTCGAGGAATCGCTGCTCAAGATCGAGGTGGACGACAGCGTGCAGCTGCGCATCATCCACCGCGGCGTGGGCGCCGTCACCGAGAGCGACGTCAACCTCGCCACGGTCGACAACGCTGTCATCATCGGGTTCAACGTCCGACCGGACACGAAGGCACGCGAACGTGCTGCCCGAGAGGGCGTCGACGTGCGCTTCTACTCGGTCATCTACGCCGCCCTCGAGGACATCGAGAACTCGCTCACGGGCATGCTCAAGCCCGAGTTCGAGGAGAAGCAGTCCGGTGTCGCCGAGATCCGCGAGATCTTCCGCTCGTCGAAGGTCGGCAACATCGCCGGTGTCATCGTGCGATCGGGAACGATCACGCGGAACGCCCGTGCCCGTGTCATCCGCGAAGGCGTGGTGGTCGGCGACAACCTCGCCATCGACTCGCTGCGTCGCTTCAAGGACGACGTCACCGAGGTCCGTACGGACTTCGAGGCCGGCATCGGCCTCGGCAAGTTCAACGACATCCAGATCGGCGACGAGATCGAGACCATCGAGATGGTCGAGAAGCCGCGGGGCTGA
- a CDS encoding DUF6804 family protein, translated as MPTPQAPDFLRPALAPGLLGAVVLTVGAFLLDSGTFTVVRYVVAILALIMAVFAWRGRAWWAVTLLGAIAVLWNPVVVVPLSGQPWAAMQFAAAVVFIVAGVRTKVPNAEAGRGAGGGRPAPGRRR; from the coding sequence GTGCCCACGCCCCAGGCCCCCGATTTCCTCCGCCCGGCCCTCGCGCCCGGCCTGCTCGGCGCCGTCGTGCTCACGGTGGGGGCGTTCCTGCTCGACTCCGGCACCTTCACGGTCGTGCGCTACGTGGTCGCCATCCTCGCCCTCATCATGGCGGTCTTCGCCTGGCGCGGCCGGGCCTGGTGGGCGGTCACGCTGCTCGGTGCGATCGCGGTCCTCTGGAACCCGGTCGTCGTCGTGCCCCTCAGCGGTCAGCCCTGGGCCGCGATGCAGTTCGCGGCCGCGGTCGTGTTCATCGTCGCGGGCGTCCGCACCAAGGTGCCGAACGCCGAGGCAGGCCGAGGCGCAGGAGGCGGTCGTCCCGCCCCTGGACGCCGCCGCTGA
- a CDS encoding GDSL-type esterase/lipase family protein, producing the protein MAHGEKLVFVGDSTTAGGDWSAWFPDDDVVALGRDGDTTASLTERLDEVVAARPDSVVLLIGNEDFTARRTVEQVVRGVESLMVTMRRELPGTRLLLQSILPRTADQAPRIQDANRHLRQFSSTVRAQWLDLWPALADESGEALRPEFSTDGVHLSDEGYRAWVAELVPGLERLRGEPPMSRPLTVLHVPYDID; encoded by the coding sequence ATGGCGCACGGCGAGAAACTGGTCTTCGTCGGAGACAGCACGACGGCAGGCGGCGACTGGTCGGCCTGGTTCCCGGACGACGACGTCGTCGCGCTGGGCCGTGACGGCGACACCACCGCGAGCCTCACGGAACGCCTCGACGAGGTCGTCGCGGCACGACCCGACTCCGTGGTGCTCCTCATCGGCAACGAGGACTTCACCGCACGCCGCACCGTCGAGCAGGTCGTCCGCGGCGTCGAGTCGCTGATGGTCACGATGCGTCGCGAGCTCCCCGGCACCCGACTGCTGCTGCAGTCGATCCTGCCGCGCACCGCCGACCAGGCACCCCGCATCCAGGACGCCAACCGACACCTCCGTCAGTTCTCGTCGACGGTCAGGGCACAGTGGCTCGACCTGTGGCCGGCCCTGGCCGACGAGTCTGGCGAGGCCCTCCGGCCCGAGTTCAGCACCGACGGGGTGCACCTGAGCGACGAGGGCTACCGGGCCTGGGTCGCCGAGCTCGTGCCCGGCCTCGAACGACTCCGCGGCGAGCCGCCGATGAGCCGTCCGCTCACGGTGCTGCACGTTCCCTACGACATCGACTGA